ttttgcTATTGATTTGCTGTTTTTCATGCAAACTCTCAGCATGATCATGATTTTAAGAAAAATAGTCATCGATGACTATTTTTGTAAACTGTGAAGTTTCATTAAGACGATATCGTGTGATTTACAACAAATGAACCGTCCGGCACAGTGATTCCTGCAGGGAGAGGCTGTGCAGGTCGAATGAGCGATACAACCCCTCCCTCGTAAATCTCCTGGAATAGCCATcaagtaaaaatataaaataaaataaaactttcttTCTGTATGCTTTTAGCTCTCAACCGGCCTGCAAAACATGGAAAACATTAGCTTTGAGAGATCGTATGAAGAGTTCATGACATAAATGAGTCGCTAGGAGCAAAACAACAGCGGCAATAAATGGGGATAAATGCTGCATGAGCtcattctggggggggggggctctctcaTTATACTCAGACGTGGGTAAAATGGTGCCACTGCAGTGGCCCCTGGGAAATGTGATATTGGCTTAGTGACGCAGGAAATGCAGACTCACCTTGTCCTCCACCACTGACACAAAACGATCGCACAACTCATGTACCCACTAAGATATTCCTAAATTCTGAAAGTTTAAACAACAACTTCTCCACCACCTGCAAACAAAACCTCAGTTGAAATGAACATCTCTGCACAGGTCTCTGACTCCCACCCGAGGCCCCTCGTGTTCAGTAAAGGGTGaaggtgcctttttttttaaagctctttgGAGCGATGGGCTCCCCCCATCGCCCCCGTCAGAAACCCCGTGGAGGAGATGGGATGGATGCGTTAGGCACAGACCGTGTTTCAAGTAACAAAAACACCGTAAAAAGAGGAAACCTTGACTTTGCGACGAGGGACAGTGAGGAGCAGAAATGCTGCCTCATTCCCTCAGGGCTCGTTCCTGCAGCGTGAAAGTGCCTCAGAACTGTGCAGCACTTCAGTCCCGGGAAACGTTCCTAATTGTTCTTTCCGCTGAGTGCGTGTTTCTTCTGTAATCGGCCCCCCTTTGTGCAACGTTACTGTAGACGGGGGGAAAAGTGACCTCAGAGCAGCTGGGTCACAAAACAAGCTATTTCTGCTGCGGCGCTCGGCCCTATGGGGGATGGATGGGAGGTGGGCGTCAGAGGAGCGGAGCCGACGGGATggaaggtggtggtggaggtagCAGGTCGGTGAGGTAGGAGGGGGCCTGATTATGGAGGGCTTTGTGAGTGAGGAGAAGGGTTATGTATTGGATCCGTTGGGGAGCCTGTGGAGTTTTCCGGAGAACAGGGGTGACGTCAGGGTCACGGGAGCGGGACTGGGTGAGCAGTCGAGCAGCAGAGTTTTGGACGTACTGGAGTTTATTTAGGATCTTGGATGATGTGCCATAAAGAAATGCGTTGCAGTAATCTCTTCTAGAGGCGATGAAGGGATGGAGTTTCGGGAGActctggaggtggggggggcttcGAGAtttagggggaggggggggtgaggtcaGCTCCTTCACGGGAGCTGTTTGGCCGTGGCTCGGATTTCCTTTGCCCGCCCCCACCGCCCCTCCTTCCATCAGCTGTCCGAGTTGGTTCAAATAGAGAGACATCTAACTCTGCTGCACACAGATCAGTGTTTCGTACGGTGTGTAACCACAATGTTTTCCCCCCAGGTTTTTGGTTACGGTtaacaaaatggaaaataaaagctcGTACTCTTCAAATCAACCACACATGGGAACATATTTCCTATTTCGTATGACATTATTTTAGTGCATTCTAAACAGATACACCGGTTCTTTCATAAAACAGCTGTCACAATACCGGCTGCACTGAACCGTATCAAACCTTCACTTCCTCAGGCTGAACAAccaaagtaaaaacaaatcGGGGACTTCTGTCACTGCCGTCAGGTGAATGCtatgctgccatctagtggaaaGAAAgttatattacatattatttcACAGGTGTTTCTGATACACATTGGAGGAATATACTTTCCAACAGTACTGTACTTAAGGACATTTTTGAGGTACTTCTATTTTACTTGAGTTTTTCTCTATttgtatgtttattttataCTCCTACTCCACAATATTTCCGAgggatatattttatatttacacaATTCAGTATGAAAAAGTATAGTCTTTAAAACCATCATATAGTGAATTTTGTTCTGAATACTTTTTTTGGCCTTATGGAAAGCACCTTGCATTTCAAAGGGTACTTTATGTACATGTGAATCTACAGTTCTTCTCCGTATATATTTCCACaggaattacattacattacaggtcaggAAACACAGTTTCGATGCGTGGAATTCTCATCCACGGAAAAACTGAAATTGACAAATGTCAATTCCCTTTTGACCTCAGAGCAGTAAGTGTCTGCGAACAGGAAGCACGCGTAAAACTTCCTTCTGCTGGTGAAGGCCAAACATCTGTTTAGTTGTAATGTTTAATGTGACCACAAGGTGAAGACGAACACAAGtaaaatatatgtgtttttatttaccaCCGATTCCAGCTCAAAAAGGACCTTCCAGACACGGTTACTATGTTTTGATATGATTTCAggatacagaaaataaatatagaaattTCTAAAGCatgtgttaataataataataaaaaaaatttttaCATTTCGGAtctgcaaaatattttttaaagccATTTTCCAACACAGTTCGATTTAATTGTGTTGCAGAGGAAGTTTGGGATTACTTCATAAACAGTTTAAaggaaaatgtgaaaaggaGGAAATAATATTGGTATATTCAGAGATTTAAGCGGATGGAGGGAGACATGCGGCAGCGACTGTGAGGTCACAAAGGTCAGCGCAGCACATTACGGAGCCCACTGGTTCTTTGACAGCTGCGTATTCCGTATCTGTAAGAATTACAAACACGTGAAGCCTGCACGTGTTTATAAGCATACCTGAAATAGCTGCACAACAAGTCATCTGTGACTGTGCATAACTCGCAGACTAAATATAAATTGAAAAGAATATCAGTCGCTGCATCAATCCACATGATGCCTAAGCTGCCAAGAGTTTTTCTTAAGTTATCCTTTGTGATCCTCTGCTGTAGCAAAAAATTAGGTGAAAGCTTCTATCCCATGGATGGCTAATAGAGAGGCGAGGGGGGGTCGTCCTGTATAGTAGCATTCAAAGGAAGAAAATCCTTACAGAACAATCAATTTAATCCAAGTCAGTCTAATAAATTCCATATAAAGGAAGCTGTAATGGTCTACTGAAAATAACACTGTGATTGTATCGTTGTATTGTTATTAATGCTTCTGTATTTGTTAAATGTaatacaaaaacaatatatCATCATTTTTGACTAAAGGTGCAATAAACACTTCAGCATTAACAAAATCGGACTTCTCAATAGTATTTAAGTATGCAACGCTTCACAGGGCtatatttcattattatgaACACAAGTCAGACAGAAATGCTTTACTTCTTATCACCTCAGTTTACAATCTGTTATTTAAATCCAGTACGATAAATGATTGATACccatatttgaaaaataaataaataaacggcGTGACGGACGGACGCAACAACAGGTGATCCTGATTCCCGGACGATGACGCCGCCATTGACAGCCgtctcagccaatcagcggGCAGAGACCGCGGCGAACGCACCAACCAGCGTGGCGTGTGGGCGTCGATCCGCACCAACGGCCGTGTCGTCGGCGGCgctggcggcggcggaggagccaCACCGGCACACCGCGGACCGACAggcaggtctccccgctaccGAGGAAAAGGGCTTCCGTCTACCGTCGTTCAGATAAAAACCGTGAGTTCAATTCCAGGCTGTTTGGAccgtctgtatgtgtgtatatgtgtgtgttcagggaggGTTAGTTTGCGTGCTTTCTCtcgtatttttttctctttttggaccTGCCGCGTTAACACTCGGTAGTCGTCCGTGAACGCGGTGCTGCGTAACGTCCGGATTAAACAGCGAGCCTTCGGAGGCTAAACTCCATGTGTAATCACACTCAAGGGTGTGGGACTATGCTGTAAAATAAGAGTGAAAGACGGGTGGGTGGGGGAGATAGCACACAGGCCCCTGCAGGAATGTCAAGTGTTAACCTGCGAGATGAATTCATTAAACTTGGAACAATATGGTGGCTGTGAGACATTACTTTGGACGTCAGGGGGCTTAAAGCCAATTCATTGTGGAACTTTAAGTGTGAAACGTCCATGGACATGTCGGTACAATGTCATTGTCCCGTCAACATAGATGTAATATATTGCTATTGCGATACGAGTCTTATCGTGCCCTTAAAGGATGTTTTTCTAGCAGGTGACTCACCACACTGGACTTTGACTGGGTCGTAAATGAAGGATTacgcccctgtgtgtgtgtgtgtgtgtgtgtgtgtgtgagaaactcATCTGatagtaaaagtaaataaagcCTAAAAGGCCGACACACTTTCAAAATCAACTCCTTTATAATTCCGTCCTCACTCGTGTATTGTGACATCGACACGATAAACCCACATTAAGCACCTGTCcagaggaaacacagaggaatGAACAGTACAAAGTACGACAGATTTTCTGTTGCGTCACTTGGACGCCTCGGTTTTGTTGACTCCGCAGCTCTACTTGTGCTTTTGTTCGCCCAATGTTTATGTCTCCAGAGCAACGCACTCGAGAGGATGTGGGAAAGTTAAATCTGCTGTTATCCTGGACTTGCGACGGTGGCTGTTGAGTTAAATTCACCCATTTGAGTCATTTGACTCCAATATAACGCCCCCCTTTTTCCTTTCCAGGAGATCGCCGCAGTCGTTTTGGAACACAAAGCAGCCGCCGGAGCGGAATAGGATCGCGTCTCCCGAAAGCGCCGGTCCTTCCTCCCCCAGGGGGAAAGATGGGGAATGGATTGTCCGAACAACCCGGCCTCTTCTCCAACGGCTCGTTCTTCCAGTCGTTTCACATCGCCATCCTGGGCCTGGACTCGGCGGGGAAGACCACCGTCCTCTACAGGCTGCAGTTCAACGAGTTCGTGAACACGGTGCCCACCAGAGGCTTCAACGCCGAGAAGGTGAAAGTGTCTCTGGGCGGCCGCCGCACGGTCACCTTCCACTTCTGGGACGTGGGCGGCCAGGAGAAGCTTCGCCCCCTCTGGAAGTCGTACACGCGGCGCACGGACGGCATCGTCTTCGTGGTGGACTCCGTGGACGCGGAGCGCATGGAGGAGGCCAAGACGGAGCTCCACAAAATCGCCAAGACCTCCGAAAACCAGGGGGTGCCCGTGCTGGTGGTGGCCAACAAACAGGACCTGAGGAACTCTTTGGGGCTGGCGGAGATCGAGAAGCTGCTGGCGCTGAAAGAACTGGGCCCCGCGACCCCCTGGCACCTGCAGGCGACCTGCGCCATCATCGGCGACGGGCTCCAGGAGGGCCTGGACCGGCTCCACGACATGatcctgaagaggaggagggcgctGCGGCAGCAGAGCAAGAAGAGATAGTCGAGGGTCTTCGTTGATGAAGACCCTCTGGATGTTACATGTGAAGGACGCTCTCTCCCGGGTGGATTACTGACACATGCTGAGTTTTATCAGTCCGGCTCGGGTTCTCGTGGCGATCAGGAAGTGACGGTTGAAGGAATACAGTACGAAGATGCGAGAGGTTGGGACGTGTGTCGTTGTGCGATGAAGAGTTTCACGTGGATTACAAGGCGGCGCGGAGGGGTTCGGCGTGCGGAAGGGCGAGAGAAGTGAAGGATGTTTCACGAACGGCTGTTCCAAACAACATTACCAAAAAGTGATTTAAGAAGACTGGTTGACGGTTTATTTGGTAAATGAGTGAATGTTGTCACACCCGAGGAGCAACTACTACATTCTTTTTAATTTCACAGTGTCGTACTTTATTATGTCCATTTTTTTACACTGGACTTTCTCCTTGAAAGAAAAGTATTATCGTATTACTTCCCATTTGCTTGCTGTCTTATCAAATCTGTTTTGAAAGCACTTTAGAAAATCTCTTCTTATGAAGTTTACAGTTTCTAAATAGAGCGTGTTGGATTTTACAGAAATCTTTGGGCAAAATAGAACAGTTGCTACTGAAGTTGGCCACATGTCATTAGACAGGTTATGCCTAATAAAACATATTTCGCAATGTCGACAGTGGTACGCAGAGTGTTTATTATTTCCGCTTTGCTCAAGGGTTTGTGTTTCCTCAGAGCTGCTCACGTTATCCGGAGCTTTGAGAGGGACGTCTGTCCAtttgtctgaccacagaacCAGTCCTCCCGCCACTTGTCAACGTGACACAAGCGCTTCCCGAAACCAAGGCCGACACAGTGCTCCAGTTAtcactttgaaaaacaaatgtcctcGCTTTCGTTTCACGCCCAAAACCAGGAGGTTTAAGCTGCACATCGATGAACACCGATGCAAAGAAAGCAAATGTTCCAGAGCTCTGCGTGGTTCCGCCTCtctgctgcggcggcggcggggagggtTAAGAGGAGCAGCGGAGCGGGACGGAGAGGCCGTCATCGGGTCTAGAAAATGTAGTCGGGGCGGTCTGGAAGGCCCCGATCCGGTGCAACGGGACTCGCTCGGCGAGTATATTTCTGGACCGAGCCGGGGTGGAAATGCGGCCCGGTGCATTAACGCCATTCGCCGCCCACTCCATTCCTTTACGAACAATTAAATATGTGTGCAGCCCGACAGCTGACTCGTCGAGAAAAACTCTGCACGCCGGGTCACCAAACAGGCTCCGCTAACCGCACAAATACCCGCCCTAGATGTGATGATTGTGACCTTGATGTGAGGTTTTTATGCCGTGTCtccaggggaggggaggggaggggggggctgtttcGTTTGAAAATAGAAACCATGCGTCATTAGCGttcattttcacacatttgACTTTAAAGCTACTGCAGGACTTGACTGGATGTTTTGTGGctattgtgacttttttttcgaTAGTTCCAGGCAGAgcgagtgtggggggggggggttatgagtTATGGCGAGAGAGTGAGGAAGATGACACTGATGTGTCCCAGCTGGATATTTGAACCCACACTGTTGACTCCCACAATGCCCCATTTTTGTCAAAAGTTGatgaatcgtgtgtgtgtgtgtgtgtgggaggggcggggggggggggtccaggtgCCTCTTCCCGACTTGTTTGCCAAGGAAGGAAACTCAAAGGCACATTCTCACTTTTCCAGATTTTACTTCCTTTTCCTCAGAAAGccacgacgtgtgtgtgtgtgtgtgtgtgtgtgtgtgtgtgtgtgtgtgtgtgtgtgtgtgtgtgtcaattaaTAGGTCATTTCCTGCTCCACCTTGTTAGTACTCTGGGCCGTTTCTCTTCCTCTACTCAGACACTCTCTGGGGGACTCGTGTTTGTTTTTGACTCGCTAAATCCAAAAAGCATGTTACCGGCTTTTCTCTGACAGTTTCATATGTTTAAAAACCACCACCATCCCGTCCCTGGCTCCTCCACCCTCTTGTCCTGCGTGCACAAAGGGCTCCCTCGCGTCCAAACTCTTAAGTGAAAGGTGCGTTTGGGGGCCCTGACCCATGTCTTACTTGGAGGAACTCAGTGCTGTTACAGCGTGCTGCGCTGGGGATGCGCCTCAGGCAGGATCGGGTTTGGCAGCTATTATCCAGGTTGGGCTGAACACGTGAACACTGTACAAAATGTTCCACGTTGTTGCGGAGGAACGCCgtcgctctgcagagaggattcttttctcccccctcacgCTGTAAATCCACCACGTCGGACTTTTAATGATCTCCTCAGTGATCGTCGGCATGGAGACACCCTTGAAACACACTGGCGCGCTGCAGGAACACAACTTATTTTGCCTGGCGGGTAACTCTTAAGATGCCAATTTTTATGTCTTAATTATTTCAACTGAAATATGAAAACTTTTGCTAAATTGCCTCTGTAATTTcaataaattagtttttttttttaaaaggtccaTATAAGCATCTGCAGCTGTGCAATAGAGGAAATACCTTACGATGCTGTATTTTTTGGTGAGTCAGGAGTTAGAAAGCCACTTTGCACAGATGTCATGTTGGGAACTGCAACTAATAGTGACTCAGCGAGTTAAAACAACGTATCCCATGAGAGCTGAGGTCTCTGAAATAATATTTTCATACAAGGACCACAACGACAAAGGGGTTAAGCAAAGAATGATTTGTGGCTTTTGGCTCCATGAGATGCTTTGAAGTAAGTGATCCTTGCTGCTGTTCAACTGAGCACGAGATGAAAGGGAAGCTGAACTGGAGTGCATGTGGGTGTGCGTGCAAGGTGATGTGTAGTGGCCTTTTCTTAACCTTGACCACGGGACTAGTCTGTTCACACTTAAATGCATGCTCAGACGCTAGGATTCTCTGAATCTTTTCTTTGGGAGCTTCTAGGCATGTTCGGGCGTAAAGGGAGGTGTATTCAAAAATGGATTCCATAGAACTCGTCGCTGTGACACAGAAATGTTGCGTCAAATTGCACAACTCCCCCCGTAAATCCACCTCCAGAGAATTCTCCTGTTGGGCTGAGATTGTAGATTAATCCCACCGTGTACTTTAAAAGAAGACATCGCGATATTAGGCAAGATCTGTTTACTATGCAAGGTTATCATGACAGGACTCATTTTTCTTCCCCGAGTCTATTGAGAGCGAGTGGCCTATTTACATGTGAATTCCTCCCTGTGGCCCTGCAGCTTCGCTCAAAGCAGCGAACGGGGCCACCTgcaaggggagagggaggaggagggagacgctgTTTGCGGAGCTAGAGAAGTGCACTCCAGTTTCCTTTGGTGCAGAGAAGAGAAGCTGGTTTCATTAATCCCTCAGGGTCCATGGAGACAAAGAGTGAGCTGAGGCAACAGCAACACGGGCCAAAAATCGGAGTACTGATCCTCCATCAGCTGCCGGTGCTGCAACAAGACACGTTTTCCACTCGGGATTTCATGTTCTGGCCGTGATATTTCAAAAACAGGACAATTAGGACAGTTTTTCCCCATTTTACACAAATAATGTCTAATTATGAAACATTACACGTGAGGATGTAAACTCCTGTGTAAGATGGATTGTTAGCGCACTTTCTATCTGCTGCAGTTCTATGACTCTGTTTAGCCTGCACACAGCAGCGCATGCTAAATGGTTAGCACTGCCGCTTTGtcaaaatcccccaaaaccCGTTATCTCGAGGCCTATTTTCAAGCCGAGGGGGGTCGGGGAGGTGCCTGCATCACAGATCGAACACCCCCCCAGTCATCGCCACTATTTACAGACGGATTCGGTCCAGAACAACAAGCTCACATGTTGACAGATTCAGTGTTTTTGTGGTGTTAGCCTGGAAACTATTAAGTCATTGAGcagtgtgatgtttttttgtaagtAATGATACAAAACCAGTGTTTTTTACGTAGAAAGATCCCTGTGCCACACTCcgttaaaaaaattaattcatACATAATACATTTATCAGCAATTTAAATGTTGCTGATAAATGTGGCATGCAGTTATCACACCAGTcaggatttagtttttttgaaACCTTGGTTTCAGCTAAAGGTTTGTTTCAAGTGATGTAAACTAAAACCTTAATGTCTTAAGCTTCAGAGACATTCTTCCTCACTATTGGATTGCCAGTTTCCTGAGTTGATCAAAATGTACTTACGGTGTTATTTACATCACTTGAAACAAAACTGTTTATTCAATATGTGCCGCGACTATATCTGATGTCTTCAGAGCGGTCGAAAAAATGGCCGTgacggagaggaaggagcaggtgACAACAATCAATCAAATACCCTCCAAGGTATTCAATATAGGAAATACAATCTCTTTATTTTGCATAACAATCACAGGGAGCATATGAAGAACTGATCTGTGTCAACAGAGACTGGGAGTTAGCGTCTACGCGTTGTAGGCTAAGATTTAGGCTGCAAAAACCGAAGGTGCTCTCAAAAGCGTTACCTAAACTAACGAACACCTGTTAAACAGGGAACCATTCAAAAGATTAAATATTGCATTCATGCACACCATTAGA
This genomic stretch from Gasterosteus aculeatus chromosome 20, fGasAcu3.hap1.1, whole genome shotgun sequence harbors:
- the arl4aa gene encoding ADP-ribosylation factor-like 4aa, producing the protein MGNGLSEQPGLFSNGSFFQSFHIAILGLDSAGKTTVLYRLQFNEFVNTVPTRGFNAEKVKVSLGGRRTVTFHFWDVGGQEKLRPLWKSYTRRTDGIVFVVDSVDAERMEEAKTELHKIAKTSENQGVPVLVVANKQDLRNSLGLAEIEKLLALKELGPATPWHLQATCAIIGDGLQEGLDRLHDMILKRRRALRQQSKKR